A stretch of Paenibacillus sp. URB8-2 DNA encodes these proteins:
- a CDS encoding DUF4097 family beta strand repeat-containing protein has product MGRWKIGSLTAALGCIALGVIIALIQYGKLTYEAIGYLWPALLILLGLEMLMRLLHRSETKTRTSGGAIVLIVLLGLVSAGQSVLPGGSLDSLLGKAHLSTVNGTVQTGTNIKKVIISIPNGRVKLNGIEGSALTYEGKLLSPGSSQSESEQAMKNNWKVRTDGDTVVLEMTAEKSLFSGIYFGFSGNSPYLNVSLPAALAVKIDTSDGSLDVSDLEGGIEADTSNGRIEMRGIKGGVKASTSNGSLNLQSVEGGAHITSSNGSITLENIAGQVYAKSSNGKIVIKSPITGNWDCASSNGSISLTLPQATDATIAADTSNGSMKGSVNWQEKNGGHGSAVLGGGNHTVKLSTTNGSVTADIAE; this is encoded by the coding sequence ATGGGAAGATGGAAGATCGGAAGTTTGACGGCGGCGCTCGGCTGTATCGCGCTCGGCGTCATCATTGCGCTGATTCAATACGGTAAGCTTACTTACGAGGCCATCGGGTATTTATGGCCGGCGCTGCTCATCCTGCTGGGGCTGGAAATGCTGATGCGTCTTCTGCATAGATCGGAGACCAAGACCCGGACCAGCGGTGGGGCAATCGTTCTGATTGTGCTGCTGGGCCTCGTGAGCGCGGGACAATCCGTGCTTCCGGGAGGCTCGCTGGACAGCTTGCTGGGTAAAGCGCATCTAAGCACCGTTAACGGAACGGTGCAAACCGGCACGAATATTAAGAAGGTCATTATTTCAATTCCAAACGGCAGGGTTAAGTTGAACGGTATTGAAGGAAGCGCTCTGACTTACGAAGGCAAATTGCTGTCCCCGGGCAGCAGTCAGAGCGAAAGTGAACAGGCAATGAAAAACAATTGGAAGGTAAGGACGGATGGCGACACGGTAGTGCTTGAAATGACTGCGGAAAAGAGCTTGTTTTCGGGTATTTACTTCGGTTTTTCCGGCAACAGTCCCTATCTCAATGTGAGTCTTCCTGCGGCGCTCGCAGTCAAGATCGACACAAGCGACGGTTCGCTGGACGTTTCGGACCTGGAAGGCGGAATCGAGGCCGACACCTCCAATGGCAGAATCGAAATGAGAGGCATTAAAGGAGGAGTCAAGGCCAGCACTAGTAACGGCTCGCTCAACCTGCAGAGCGTGGAAGGAGGAGCCCATATCACCAGCTCCAACGGATCCATTACGCTTGAGAATATTGCCGGCCAAGTGTATGCCAAGAGCAGCAACGGCAAAATCGTCATTAAATCCCCCATCACGGGGAATTGGGATTGCGCTTCAAGCAACGGCAGCATCTCGCTGACACTGCCTCAGGCGACGGATGCGACGATTGCAGCCGATACGAGCAACGGTTCGATGAAAGGAAGCGTGAACTGGCAGGAAAAAAACGGCGGCCACGGATCGGCGGTGCTTGGAGGCGGGAATCATACTGTAAAGCTGTCCACGACCAATGGCAGCGTGACCGCGGATATCGCGGAATAG
- a CDS encoding aldo/keto reductase, translating to MQYTKLGKSGMKVSRLCLGTMNFGERTDEKEAFPIMDTALDAGINFFDTANVYGGRENSGLTESIIGRWFKQGGGRREKVVLATKVYGAMNDRLDGPNDERALSAYKIRRHLEGSLRRLQTDHIELYQMHHVDRSVSWDELWGAFELAVSQGKVGYVGSSNFAGWDIAVAQSEAKGRGFLGLVSEQHKYSLTCRLPELEVLPASQSLGLGVIPWSPLDGGLLSRNALKKIAGSRSGGNAERVERHQDQLEQFSKLCLELGEPQDNVALAWLLANPAVAAPIIGPRSLEQIESSLRSLEVALDDSVMAQLDEIFPGPGGAAPKAYAW from the coding sequence GTGCAATACACGAAACTTGGCAAATCCGGCATGAAGGTCAGCCGGCTCTGCTTGGGAACGATGAACTTTGGTGAACGGACGGACGAGAAAGAAGCTTTTCCCATTATGGACACCGCGCTCGATGCCGGGATCAATTTTTTTGACACAGCGAATGTGTATGGAGGCAGGGAAAACTCAGGATTGACCGAAAGCATTATCGGCCGCTGGTTCAAGCAGGGCGGCGGACGGCGGGAAAAGGTCGTGCTCGCCACCAAAGTGTACGGCGCCATGAACGATCGGCTGGATGGCCCGAATGACGAGCGCGCACTGTCCGCTTACAAAATCCGCAGGCATCTGGAAGGCTCTTTGCGGCGGCTGCAGACCGACCACATTGAGCTGTATCAGATGCATCATGTGGATCGCAGCGTCTCCTGGGACGAGCTGTGGGGAGCCTTTGAGCTCGCAGTAAGCCAAGGCAAGGTCGGCTACGTCGGCTCCAGCAACTTTGCAGGGTGGGATATTGCGGTCGCTCAATCTGAAGCCAAGGGCCGCGGCTTTCTTGGCCTCGTATCGGAGCAGCACAAGTACAGCCTAACCTGCCGGCTTCCGGAACTGGAGGTACTGCCGGCGTCGCAGAGCCTGGGGCTTGGCGTTATTCCCTGGAGCCCGCTGGACGGCGGTCTGCTCAGCCGCAACGCGCTCAAAAAAATCGCAGGCAGCCGCAGCGGCGGCAATGCAGAACGCGTCGAACGGCACCAGGATCAGCTGGAACAGTTCTCCAAGCTATGTCTGGAACTTGGCGAACCGCAGGACAATGTCGCCTTGGCCTGGCTGCTGGCCAATCCCGCTGTTGCCGCCCCCATCATCGGCCCCCGCTCCCTGGAGCAGATCGAGAGTTCCCTGCGCTCCCTGGAAGTCGCACTGGACGATTCCGTTATGGCCCAGCTGGACGAGATCTTCCCCGGCCCCGGAGGGGCCGCGCCCAAGGCATACGCCTGGTAA